The DNA sequence TCAAATTTCAGTCGCTGAATGGCTGGAGTTTTGGGTTGAAGACTTAGCCACAGACAATGTAATGATTGGTTTAGACTGGCAAGAAGATGGCGAATGCCCAGAAATGGAATTAGTTGAGTTTAGCCAAAAAATCGCCGAAATCGAAAAGCTGTAATTCTTCTTCGCGTATTCTATAAATAAAAGTGGTTTTTGCGAGGTATTCCTTTACTTTTTGGCAAAAATCACTAGAATGCGCGCCTGATTAAAAAATGTTCTTTAGTAATTTGAATAATAGTGGCTCACGAGCTTCTTTCGAACCATAAATTTGAAAGAAATGGCTCGGGATTTTTTGTGCTTTTTTACTATTATTAAATTACGTTCTTTTGAAAAATAGGTGATTGTAAATGCAACCGATGTTAAACATCGCAGTTCGCGCTGCGCGTAATGCTGGTAAAATTATTGCTCGTGCATATGAGCAACTTGATATGGTTCAAGCTGAGTTAAAAGGCTCTAACGACTTTGTAACGAACGTAGACAAAGAAGCAGAACAAGCAATCATCTCTACTATTCAAGCTTCTTACCCAGACCATTCATTTGTTGCAGAAGAAAGCGGCGTCATCAAAGGCAACGCTAAGTATCAGTGGATCATCGACCCACTAGACGGTACAGCTAACTTCGTTAAAGGCATTCCTCACTTTGCAGTATCAGTTGCCCTAAAAGTAGATGGAAAATTAGAGCAAGCGGTTATTTTAGATCCAATCCGCGGTGAGTTGTTCACAGCTTCTAAAGGTGCCGGTGCTCAGTTAGACGGTAAACGCATTCGCGTATCAAAAGCGAAAGACCTTTCTGGTACTATCTTAGCAACGGGCTTCCCGTTCAAACAAAAGCACCAGTTAGAAACCTACACTGCAATATTCAACGATCTATTTTTACAAGTTGCGGACATGCGCCGTGCTGGTTCTGCGGCTCTTGATTTAGCATACGTTGCAGCTGGTCGAGTTGAAGGTTTCTTCGAGCTAGGCTTACGCCCTTGGGATACTGCGGCAGGTCAGCTTATTGCTAAAGAAGCGGGTGCAGTAATTGCAGACTTTGAAGGTGGAAACGACTTTGATAAGACAGGCAACATTGTTGTTGCGACACCAAAAGTTTTAGGTGCGATTCTTAAGTCTATTCGCCCACATTTAAACGATGGCTTGCGCTCTAAATAGCTCTGAGCCGATAAATCCTAAAAAAAACCAACGCTTAGCGTTGGTTTTTTTTGTTTTAATCACTTTTGCTATTCGTTATCTTCGGCCAAGAGTTCGTAGACGACTCGCTCAAGGTCTTCTAATAAGAAGGGTTTCGTTACATAATGGTTTATACCCAGTAACTCTGCTCTTGCTCTATCCTCAGCACTAACACTTGCACTTATAATAACCGCAGGAAGATCATCAAACTCCGGCTTTTGCTTTAATGCTTCTAGCATTGTAAAACCATCCATTACCGGCATATGTAAATCAACAAACAATATGTCTGGCTTACCTTGCTCTAGCGCTTCAAGTCCTAGCTCACCGTTATCAGCTAACGTGACCGAAATATTCAGTAGCTCTAATTGTTTACTCGCAATCAATTGATTAATTTTGTTGTCTTCTACGATGAGTGCTTTAAAGTTTTGCTGACGAATCAATTCGAGCTGCGCTTGATATTCTGAATCGTCATTTTCTTCTGCATGAGTGATCTCTGAAGAATAGATCTCAACAGGCATTGAAATGCTAAAGCGAGTACCTTCGCCTAATTTGCTTTCAACTACGATTTTACCATTCATTAATTCGGTTAACTGCTTAACAATGGCTAAACCTAAGCCAGTACCACCAAATTTACGAGTGGTCGATTCATCTGCTTGAGTAAAGGACATAAACAAATCTGGGATTTTGCTTTCTGGAATACCGATACCCTGATCCTCAACCACAATACTGAGTTCCGCCGTGCTGTTGCCTTTTTCGGTTAACACGACGGTTAATTTTACTGTGCCTCGTTCGGTAAACTTAATCGCATTATCAACCAGGTTCATCATTATTTGTTCTAATCGAACCGAATCACCAATGATAGTTTTGTCTGACAAGCCGCGATCTATTACCTCGAGAACGACTCCTTTCGCACTCGCCTTTTCAGTTAGTAAGTTTTTGATACTCGTCACGGACTGCGCCAAGTTGATTGGGCTTTCTTCGAGCTTTAAGTCGCTTTCTGATACTTTAGAAAAATCCAAAACATTGTTAATAATACCGAGTAACAACTTAGAAGAATCTAATATTTGCTTGAAATAACTTTTAGCCTCTTCAACACTTTTACTGTTCTTACCAATTTGAGCAAAACCAATAACCGCATTTAGAGGTGTTCGGTATTCATGGCTCATATTGGCCAAGAACTGGCTCTTGGCAGCGTTCGCTTTCATTAACTCATCGTTTTTCTGACTGAGTTGCTGAGTTTTATGCGCAACTTTTTGCTCTAACATTTCACTCAAGTTTGTCATGATGATAATGAAGATCACACTAAAAGTACTGACACAGCAACCAATAATAATTATTAGCCAACTCGACCAGTCTATGGAGTTTTGGTCAAAAATAGCTGAGCTGGCATAATCGACCTCGATACGAGTATCAAAGAAAGGAAATGACGCTCTATAGTTGAAGAGAGCATCAGTGCGATAATTTGCCTCAAAAGTTGCGGTAGTTTCTTCGTCTTGCACATAACGAGTTCTAAATACAAAATTATCTGCCATAGATTCGTCATACAGGCTTAAGACAAGCTGGTCTAGCTCTATCACCGCTTCAAATAAGCCAAGCAATTTAGACACTCGTAGGTTTCGCTCTGAAGGAACATCCCCACCCTCATAAATTGGATAATAAACGATTACCGCGTTGTACTTTTCTAAATTTTGAACCAATGAAAGCTGTGGAGACACCGCTTTTTCACCAGTATAAATAGCTTTGTTAACAGTAATTCCCACAACATCATGAGAGGAGACGTCCAGCCCGACCGCGGCTTTATTTGGCTCTAATGGCTCAGTATACAAAATTGGAATGTAATAGCGCTGATGTTCAGCTTCTTGAATGTTGCCGCCAATCAATTGCTTAAGTTTGAAACCAGGAAAATCCGTTGCAGCAATTTGTTCTTCATACTTACGTCTTTCACTACCATTAACCTTAGGCAACCAAGCTAGCGCTCTGAGATTAATATCGGGGTTCATAATTTTATCGATAAAGCGTCTAAACTCATCGCGAGTAACATGCTTACTGGCTCTAAATAACCCTTCCATTCCAGCAAGTTGCTGAGTAATAGTATTTTCAATTAGGTTAATTTGTTGTGAAAACTTATTAGTTTGACTAACAAAGTCTTCCATTCTCGAGGTTTGGTAATGCTGTCGAGACATCGCAAAAATTGAGCTTACCAACAAAAACAAAATAGCGGCAGGCACCGCGATTTTTAACTTATCTTTTTTCTGAACATAAAATTCATTATTCGCCAGAGAAAGCACGATTGGCAAAAAGAACATTACACCAATAAAGTCTCCTACCCACCAAGTAAAACCAACAAACAAGGCGTGTGATAGGGTAAGACCATTAACTATAGAAACGGCCGTCGTGTTGATGGTTGCTGCAACGATACATGCTATTGGACCTACTATCGCTAAAAACTTAATCACACTTCGCAAGTGTGTATTGTTTACAGGAAGACTGACGGAACGTCTCAATAAATACCTAGCGACCACCATTTGTAAACAGGTGCCAGTAGCTATGATGAAAGGCAATATTTGTTGGGCAATTGGCAGGCCAGAATAACCACCGGACATAACCTGGATATTGGCCAAAGCGGAACCCAAAAAGACACCGATTAAAGCCAAACGACCAAATATCAAATAACAAGCAAGACCAACACCAGCAGCCGGCCAAACAGCGCTAGCAAACCCAGGCGGGATAGCAAACAATAAGCCTACTTTAGAAAAAAGGTAGTAGCTTAAAAATGAGATAAGAATGACTAAGATAGATTTACTTTGAGACCGCAACATTCTTTCCTGTGATTGTGTGCACCTATCTCGGCGCATCTTAATTTAAATCAATTAGTTATAAATCTACCAGAACCAAAAGACCTGTCATCTAAAATTTTTCTCATTTGACCCTAAGTTAGCTAATTTTTCCCTAATTTAGTAAAAAATGAAAAACTAGACCACAACCACTGTTTATAAAAACAGTTAACCTGTTATTATTGAGAAAAAGTCTTTTAGGTAAATAGCTTCGTGAGATTAATAATAGCCGAAAAGCCCAGTATGGGTAGGGCAATAGCCAACGCTTTACCCAAGCCGCATCAGAAAAAGGACGGTTACATAGTCGCAGGTGACGGCACCCACGTCAGTTGGTGTATTGGCCATATACTCGAACAATCTGAACCAGAAGATTACGATCCACTTTATAAGAAGTGGCACTACGATCATTTACCTATTATCCCTGAACAGTGGCAACTGAAACCTAAGTCAAAGACTAAGTCACAGCTTTCTGTACTTCGAAAGTTGACTAAACAAGCCCAACAATTAATACATGCTGGAGATCCTGACCGAGAAGGTCAGCTTTTGGTTGATGAAGTCATTCACTTCTTAAAATTACCTAAAGCCAAAGTCGAAAATACACAAAGACTGTTAGTCAGTGATCTCAATACTCCAGCAGTAAAAAAAGCCCTAAATAACTTACAATCAAACAAAGCCTTTATTCCCTTATCTGTATCTGCACTGGCTCGTTCTCGCTCTGACTGGTTAATAGGCATGAACCTAACTCGTGCGTTTACCCTGTTGGGACAAAAGGTGAATTTTAATTCCGTTTTGTCTGTTGGCCGCGTGCAAACTCCGTTATTAGGCATAGTGGTAAAACGAGATCAAGAAATCGCCAACTTTGTAAGTAAAGATTATTATCAAGTGGACGCGCACCTTACCTTAACTTCGGCAATTCAAAACAACAGTGATTTTACTGCTCGGTGGCAGCCAAGTGAACATTGTGCGCCACACCAAGACGAAGAAGGTCGCATTATTAATAAGTCTCTTGCTGAACATGTCGTAAAACAAATTCATCAGCAACCTGCAGTCGTATTAGATGTAAAAAAAGAAAGAAAAAAGCAGACTGCTCCGCTACCTTACAATTTGTCTAGCTTACAAATTGATGCGGCAAAAGCCTTTAAACTCTCTGCGCAACAAGTTCTTGATGCCTGTCAGTCTCTATACGAGCGACACAAGGCCATAACCTACCCTCGCTCTGATTGCCGATATTTGCCCAATCAGCATTTTAACGATGCACCTGCCATCGTTAGTAACTTAACTAGCTATGGCCACGCCCACGTTGCTCATGTCGCTACTCAAGCTAACCCTAAGTTAAAAAGCAAAGCTTGGAATGATTCAAAAGTGGGTGCTCATCATGCCATTATTCCAACTTTGAAAGCGCCTAACGCTTCTTCTCTCTCAGGTCCAGAAGCCAATGTTTATCAGTTAATTGCTAAGCAGTATTTAGCGCAGTTTTTTGGGGCTTTTGAGACAGACAATGAAAAAGTCACCCTAGAAATAAATAAAGGCGAATTTGTTGCCAAGTCGGTAAAAACCGCAGTAATAGGCTGGAAAATCATTTATGAAAAAGAGCTTAATAATGACGGGCCTTCACTACCTCAACTTAATATAGGCCAGACGCTGTTTTGCCAACGAGGCGAATTGTTAACGAAACAAACCGAACCGCCTGCTTATTTTACCGATGCAACTTTACTAGCGGCGATGACAGGCATCGCGAGATTCGTAAAAGATCCAAATATCAAAAAGGTATTGCGAGAAACCGATGGCCTTGGCACTGAAGCTACGCGTGCAGGAATGATTGAGTTGCTGTTTAAACGAGGTTATTTAACACGCCAAGGTAAAAGTATTCGCTCAACAGATATTGGCCAAGCTTTGATCCGAGCTCTACCAGAAGCAATAACCCTACCCGACATGACAGCTCACTGGGAAATGCAATTACAGGAAATTTGTGAACAAAACGCCCATTATCAAACCTTTATCAAAGAGATTGAACACACGCTTCACGGTCTAATCGCAAGCGCTAAGGACACTCGTCTTGTGGGATTACCAGAAAAGCCGTTTAAACCAAAACGCAAAGGATCGAGTAAAAGATCCTATACTGGTTCTTATACCAAAGGTAAACCTTCAAGTAAGTCGTCCAAATCAACATCAAGACGAGCTACCAAAACGAAAGCGAAAACAACACAATGAATTCTTTAAAACCCAAGTACCTAACGGTTTTATTATTGATATTTAGCTCTGTCCTATTAACTGGCTGCACATCAAAAAAATGGTATGAAACAAGTAGAGAGCCTGCCGGTATTGCGGCTAATCCAGCCCAAGAACCAGAGGCAATCATTGAGTTTTATGCGGCAGACGCCTTTAGCTGGCGAGGTTGGTTTGCGGTTCATACTTGGGTAGCCATAAAAGAAAAAGACGCCTCAGAATACACCGTTTTTGAAGTAGTCGGTTGGCGAGTAAAACGCGGACTTCCTGCGCTCAAAGAATACAAAACAACGACTCCCGATCGCTACTGGTACGGAGCCAAGCCAGAAAAAATCCTCTCTGTTAAAGGTGATAAAGCGGCTCAACTCATCCCAAAAGTACTAGACGCTATTAAAGTTTATCCATGGAAGGACGAATATACTCTGTTTCCTGGACCTAACTCTAATACCTTCCCAGCGTGGATTGGTTTGCAAGTTCCGGAGCTAAACTTGGATATGCCATTTAGAGCTATTGGTAGTGGCTATGCGGATTAATGTGCGACAGTATATCTAAATACATCGTCATGATGGATCAATCAAAAGAACAGGAAGTTTTTACAAGAGACCTATTCTTACCAAGCCTCATCTTTTTTCAGCAAAACCTGCGCAGCAAACCTGGTTATCAGGTAAACATAGCGTATGAAATCACTGCCGATAACTTAATGACGAACGAGCAGATTTACAATCACTTTAACAACACTTACACCCTACGAAACTTTGGCCTTGGCATGTTTGCAAGAGGACTCGAGGCTCAACGCCAACTTCAAGGCGTACTAAGTGACTATCTCAATCAAGATTAAACACAGATTGCTAAGACAATTCAGGCTTTTCTTGCTTGGTCAGAATTGGTTCAAAAGACACAGTCGCACTAATGTCTGTAGTGTACGTGGAGCGGCCGCTCAGGGATAATGAGCGCTGGATCTGGAAAGCTCGAAAACGGACGTTAGAAAATAAAGAATCTGGTTTTACAAAGGAAACTGGTGTTACTATGAGTTAACAACAGAGAGCTGTTTTCTCCACTAATTAAATGAGTATGCAATGATTGAAAAAAACAAATGGATTATTTCTTTAGCATTAGCTTTCTTAAGTCTTGTAATTCCTATCGTGTTATATTTCGCCTCGATACCAGAACGAAGCATTATTTTTGAAGTGGTATCAAAAACCGATTTAGTTGGATCGCTAGGCGGAATTGACGGCTTAGAAATAAAAATAAAGGATAAGCAAATTAAAGAGGCCTCTCTCTATTTGGTCAAGTTAAAAAATACAGGGACAGAGCCGATCATGGCCGGCGATTTTGAAAAGCCTATGTTGATAAAACTTGATAGTGAAATTTTTTCGGTAAAGGCGAAGGATAAATCTCCTGAAAATCTTACGTTGGAATATTTAATTAAAGGCGAAAGTATTTTAGTAGAGCCTTTTTTGTTTAATTCTGACGAAGAGTTTTCACTTGAAATCGTATCATCATCAAAAACCTACCCAACAGTAGATTCCAGAATAGCCGGAATTTCTTCAATAAAAGAAAACTATCCGTCGAAAAGCTCGATCAAAAAGATAACAATTAGTCTTATTTTGAGTTTTGTATTATTGGTGTTCTACTCGAAATCCTTTTCTCTTTTTATTAAACGTAAAAACCAAAAGATTAGTAACTTTACTTTAGGGATTACCTGTGCATTTTCCTCCGTCATCCTAACCAAGGAAGTTGTAGAAATAGAGGCATACAATTGGTATTTCTTCGCTTTAATTTTAATTCCTATCTATTTGGGAACGAATTGGGCTATATTGGAGAATGGAGGTAAAAAGTCAATTCAGCCGACCGCTGAGACGCCGGCTGACTGAAATGTTAGGACTGTCCGTAAATAGCACAAAGCGGCAGTAGCCCCAACGAACCCTCAAGGTCCGCTCCTTGTCTTTTACAGACATTACAAACAAAAAGCCCCTTGCATCGAAGCCAACACAAGGGGCTTAATTATTAAATAATTAACAGATTGAAACCTGTCTTATTAGTGATTTTCTTTCGCGTGATTAAGACTGTATTTAGGGATCTCAACAACAATGTCTTCGTCTTTGATGATCGCCTGACAGCTTAAACGAGATTCTGCTTCTAATCCCCATGCTTTATCTAGCATATCTTCTTCTAGCTCATCGGCTTCGTCTAACGAGTCAAACCCTTCGCGAATTACGACGTGACAAGTGGTACAAGCACATACTTTTTCACAAGCGTGCTCGATATCAATGTCATTTTTAAGCGCAACGTTAAGTACCGATTCGCCTTTTTCGCCTTCTAACACCGCACCATCTGGACAAAGTTCT is a window from the Psychrosphaera ytuae genome containing:
- the suhB gene encoding inositol-1-monophosphatase; its protein translation is MQPMLNIAVRAARNAGKIIARAYEQLDMVQAELKGSNDFVTNVDKEAEQAIISTIQASYPDHSFVAEESGVIKGNAKYQWIIDPLDGTANFVKGIPHFAVSVALKVDGKLEQAVILDPIRGELFTASKGAGAQLDGKRIRVSKAKDLSGTILATGFPFKQKHQLETYTAIFNDLFLQVADMRRAGSAALDLAYVAAGRVEGFFELGLRPWDTAAGQLIAKEAGAVIADFEGGNDFDKTGNIVVATPKVLGAILKSIRPHLNDGLRSK
- a CDS encoding CHASE domain-containing protein; this translates as MLRSQSKSILVILISFLSYYLFSKVGLLFAIPPGFASAVWPAAGVGLACYLIFGRLALIGVFLGSALANIQVMSGGYSGLPIAQQILPFIIATGTCLQMVVARYLLRRSVSLPVNNTHLRSVIKFLAIVGPIACIVAATINTTAVSIVNGLTLSHALFVGFTWWVGDFIGVMFFLPIVLSLANNEFYVQKKDKLKIAVPAAILFLLVSSIFAMSRQHYQTSRMEDFVSQTNKFSQQINLIENTITQQLAGMEGLFRASKHVTRDEFRRFIDKIMNPDINLRALAWLPKVNGSERRKYEEQIAATDFPGFKLKQLIGGNIQEAEHQRYYIPILYTEPLEPNKAAVGLDVSSHDVVGITVNKAIYTGEKAVSPQLSLVQNLEKYNAVIVYYPIYEGGDVPSERNLRVSKLLGLFEAVIELDQLVLSLYDESMADNFVFRTRYVQDEETTATFEANYRTDALFNYRASFPFFDTRIEVDYASSAIFDQNSIDWSSWLIIIIGCCVSTFSVIFIIIMTNLSEMLEQKVAHKTQQLSQKNDELMKANAAKSQFLANMSHEYRTPLNAVIGFAQIGKNSKSVEEAKSYFKQILDSSKLLLGIINNVLDFSKVSESDLKLEESPINLAQSVTSIKNLLTEKASAKGVVLEVIDRGLSDKTIIGDSVRLEQIMMNLVDNAIKFTERGTVKLTVVLTEKGNSTAELSIVVEDQGIGIPESKIPDLFMSFTQADESTTRKFGGTGLGLAIVKQLTELMNGKIVVESKLGEGTRFSISMPVEIYSSEITHAEENDDSEYQAQLELIRQQNFKALIVEDNKINQLIASKQLELLNISVTLADNGELGLEALEQGKPDILFVDLHMPVMDGFTMLEALKQKPEFDDLPAVIISASVSAEDRARAELLGINHYVTKPFLLEDLERVVYELLAEDNE
- a CDS encoding DNA topoisomerase III; its protein translation is MRLIIAEKPSMGRAIANALPKPHQKKDGYIVAGDGTHVSWCIGHILEQSEPEDYDPLYKKWHYDHLPIIPEQWQLKPKSKTKSQLSVLRKLTKQAQQLIHAGDPDREGQLLVDEVIHFLKLPKAKVENTQRLLVSDLNTPAVKKALNNLQSNKAFIPLSVSALARSRSDWLIGMNLTRAFTLLGQKVNFNSVLSVGRVQTPLLGIVVKRDQEIANFVSKDYYQVDAHLTLTSAIQNNSDFTARWQPSEHCAPHQDEEGRIINKSLAEHVVKQIHQQPAVVLDVKKERKKQTAPLPYNLSSLQIDAAKAFKLSAQQVLDACQSLYERHKAITYPRSDCRYLPNQHFNDAPAIVSNLTSYGHAHVAHVATQANPKLKSKAWNDSKVGAHHAIIPTLKAPNASSLSGPEANVYQLIAKQYLAQFFGAFETDNEKVTLEINKGEFVAKSVKTAVIGWKIIYEKELNNDGPSLPQLNIGQTLFCQRGELLTKQTEPPAYFTDATLLAAMTGIARFVKDPNIKKVLRETDGLGTEATRAGMIELLFKRGYLTRQGKSIRSTDIGQALIRALPEAITLPDMTAHWEMQLQEICEQNAHYQTFIKEIEHTLHGLIASAKDTRLVGLPEKPFKPKRKGSSKRSYTGSYTKGKPSSKSSKSTSRRATKTKAKTTQ
- a CDS encoding DUF3750 domain-containing protein — its product is MNSLKPKYLTVLLLIFSSVLLTGCTSKKWYETSREPAGIAANPAQEPEAIIEFYAADAFSWRGWFAVHTWVAIKEKDASEYTVFEVVGWRVKRGLPALKEYKTTTPDRYWYGAKPEKILSVKGDKAAQLIPKVLDAIKVYPWKDEYTLFPGPNSNTFPAWIGLQVPELNLDMPFRAIGSGYAD
- the fdx gene encoding ISC system 2Fe-2S type ferredoxin — protein: MPQIIFLPHEELCPDGAVLEGEKGESVLNVALKNDIDIEHACEKVCACTTCHVVIREGFDSLDEADELEEDMLDKAWGLEAESRLSCQAIIKDEDIVVEIPKYSLNHAKENH